One window of the Mycobacterium xenopi genome contains the following:
- a CDS encoding IS256 family transposase produces the protein MTSPHLIDAEQLLADQLAEASPDLLRGLLSVFIHALMGAEADAICGAGYRQRSDERSNSRNGYRHRDFDTRAGTIDVAIPKLRQGSYFPDWLLERRKRAERALTSVVATCYLLGVSTRRMERLVETLGVTRLSKSQVSIMAKELDEQVEAFRTRPLDAGPYTFVAADALVLKVREAGRVVGVHTLIATGVNAEGYREILGVQVSSAEDGAGWLAFFRDLVARGLSGVALVTSDAHPGLVAAIGATLPGAAWQRCRTHYANNLMAATPKSSWPWVRTLLHSVFDQPDAESVVAQYDRVLDALSDKLPKVAEHLDAARPDLLAFTAFPKQIWRQIWSNNPQERLNKEIRRRTDVVGIFPDRASIIRLVGAVLAEQHDEWIEGRRYLGLDVLTRARTALTSTDEPAGQQTNTTPALTA, from the coding sequence ATGACCTCACCACACCTTATCGACGCCGAGCAGCTGTTGGCCGACCAACTCGCCGAGGCCAGCCCGGACTTGCTGCGAGGGCTGCTGTCGGTGTTCATCCACGCCTTGATGGGCGCGGAAGCCGACGCCATCTGCGGGGCCGGCTACCGCCAGCGCAGCGATGAGCGGTCCAACAGCCGCAACGGCTACCGGCATCGTGATTTCGACACCCGCGCCGGCACCATCGATGTGGCCATTCCCAAGCTGCGTCAGGGCAGCTATTTCCCGGACTGGCTATTGGAGCGACGCAAACGCGCCGAGCGGGCGTTGACCAGCGTGGTGGCCACCTGCTATCTGCTGGGAGTGTCCACCCGGCGGATGGAACGCCTCGTTGAAACACTGGGTGTGACGAGGCTTTCCAAGTCGCAGGTGTCGATCATGGCCAAAGAACTCGATGAGCAGGTTGAGGCGTTTCGCACCCGCCCGCTTGACGCCGGCCCGTACACGTTCGTCGCCGCTGATGCCCTGGTGCTCAAAGTCCGCGAGGCGGGCCGCGTCGTGGGCGTGCACACCCTGATTGCCACCGGCGTCAACGCCGAGGGCTACCGCGAGATCCTGGGTGTGCAGGTCAGCTCGGCCGAGGACGGGGCAGGCTGGCTGGCGTTCTTCCGCGACCTGGTGGCCCGCGGCCTGTCCGGGGTGGCGCTGGTCACCAGCGACGCCCACCCCGGCCTGGTCGCCGCGATCGGGGCCACCTTGCCCGGAGCGGCCTGGCAGCGCTGCCGCACCCATTACGCGAACAACCTGATGGCGGCCACCCCGAAGTCCTCCTGGCCGTGGGTGCGCACTCTGCTGCACTCGGTCTTCGACCAGCCCGACGCCGAATCGGTTGTTGCCCAATACGATCGAGTCCTCGACGCATTGTCGGACAAGCTCCCCAAAGTGGCCGAACACCTCGACGCAGCCCGCCCGGATCTGTTGGCGTTCACCGCTTTTCCCAAACAGATCTGGCGCCAAATCTGGAGCAACAATCCCCAGGAACGGCTCAACAAAGAAATCAGGCGCAGGACCGACGTCGTGGGCATCTTCCCCGACCGGGCCTCGATCATCCGCCTCGTCGGTGCCGTGCTGGCCGAACAACACGACGAATGGATCGAAGGACGACGCTACCTGGGCCTTGACGTGCTCACCCGCGCCCGCACAGCACTGACCAGCACCGACGAGCCCGCCGGACAGCAAACCAACACCACCCCAGCCCTGACCGCCTAG